The following nucleotide sequence is from Actinomycetota bacterium.
GCCCACCTCCAGTAGTGCTACTTCACCTTCACCGTGCCGTCGATGATTCCGGTCTGCAATGCAGTGATCTGATCCTGCAACTCAGTTGGCACCGATGCCTCGAAGTCGTGGTACGGAGCCAGAGCGACACCGCCATTGGCGAGTGTGCCTACGACAGTCCCACCCTTGAAGGTGCCATCAAAGACAGACTTGATGGCGTCGAACGTGGTGACGTCCATGTTCTTCAGGACCGAAGTGAGGTACACGCCGCTGTTGGCGCTGTCCTTCAGGAACTGATCAGCGTCAACACCAATGATCATGAGCTTGTCTGCTCCCAGTTCACTTGCCAATGCTGCTGAGCCAAGGCCAACAGGACCGGCAACTGGCATCACGATGTCAGCGCCTTCGTCAACAAGGTTCTGGGCGAAGGTGCGACCGTCATCGAGCTTCTCGAAGTTCTCGGTGAACAGCCCCTTCTTGGTCTTGGGATTCCAGCCCAGGACCTTGACCTTTTTGCCGTTGTCAGCGTTGTACTTCTGAACGCCGTTGTAGAAGCCGTCCATGAAGATGGTCACGGTTGGGATGTTCAGACCACCGAAGGTGCCAACGGTGCCGGTCTTGGACATTCCCGCTGCGAGGTAGCCAGCGAGGAAGGAGGCCTCATCGGTGTTGAAGATCTGACCCAGCACATTGTTGTTCTTGATGACGCCTTCGTCATAGGCGTAGTCCACGATGCTGAACGGCACCGTTGGGTTGGCGTTAGCGGCCGTTGCCGTTGCGTCACCAAGCAGGAAGCCCACGGTGATGATGATGTTGCAACCCTGGTCGACGAAGGACTGGATATTGGTTGCGTAGTCGGTCTCGGCCTGTGATTCAAGCACTGAGCCCTGGATACCGAGCTGCTCTGCAGCGTCAGTCACACCCTTGTATGCGGTCTGGTTGAAACCCTTGTCATCGACGCCGCCGGTGTCTGTGACCTGGCAGGCCTTGAAGGATGGCTCGGCACTGTCGGTACTGCTGCTGCAGCCCGCCAGACCAAGTGCTGCCACGGCGACAAAAGCCGCGGCGATCTTCAGATTGGTTTTCATGCATCTCCCCCTCGGAGTGTTCTCGTACTAGAGCATCGGGATGAAGCGATTGTTTCTACCCTAGTGGGGCACAGACGTGAAGCCGAGCGTTCGGGCGGGCATTTTTTCGCGCCTTATGAGCGCGGCGCGTCGTTGTCCAAGAAGGCCTCGAGGAGACTGTCAGCTGCCACCGCCGCCGGCAGTTCACCTTTGCGCACCGCTGTTGAGATGCGATCAAGTTGCGACTGCACTTTCGGCGATTCTCGGAATTCGTCGAGCAATCGATCTGAGATCATCGACCACATCCAGCGCAGATGCTGCTCATGTCGACGCTGCTCACGTTCGCCGCTGAGAGTCTTGATTTCGCGATGCCGAACGACCTCATTCCAGATCTCTATGAGACCGGTGTTCTCCACGGCCGAGCACGTGAGCACCGGTGGAGTCCAGTTCTTGGATTCTGGAGTCATCAGTCGGATGGCTCGACGGTAGTCAGAGGCTGCGAGCTTGGCCTTCTTGACATTGTCGCCATCGGCCTTGTTGACCGCGATCAGATCGGCGAGTTCCAGCACGCCCTTCTTGATGCCCTGCAGTTCGTCACCGGCCCCGGCCAGCATCAGCACAACAAAGATGTCAACCATCTCTGCAACTGTCGTCTCGCTTTGTCCGACGCCGACTGTTTCAACGATGATCACGTCGAATCCAGCGGCCTCGCACAGCAGCATGGTCTCGCGCGTGCTGCGCGCTACCCCGCCCAGCGAGCTGCCTGCAGGAGATGGGCGAATGAAGGCATTGGGGTCAACGGCCAGATCCTGCATCCGCGTCTTGTCACCAAGGATGGCTCCGCCAGTGCGCGACGAAGTCGGATCAACTGCGAGCACTGCCACCTGATGGCCTTGGGCCGTGAGATTGGTGCCGAATTGATCGATGAAGGTGGACTTGCCTACTCCAGGCACGCCAGTCAGACCAATGCGATCCGCCTTGCCGGTATCGGGCATCAGCGCCGTCAAGAGCTCTGCCGCCAGCTGCCGGTGGTCTGCCTTGCGACTTTCTATCAAGGTGATCGCACGAGCCAGCCACATGCGATCCCCGCCACGGATCAGATCAGCGAGCTCCGCAGTCGGCGGCAGCGGTTGCTTCATGCACGCGATTCGAGCAACTGCTGCAGCAGCTTCTCAGCCGCCGCGGAGATGACTGTCCCAGGAGGGAAGATCGCCGCCGCACCGGCCTGGTACAGCGCGTCAAAGTCCTGGGGCGGAATCACGCCACCCACGACCACCATGATGTCGGGACGTCCCATGTCAGCCAACGCAGCCTTGAGCATCGGCACCAAGGTCAGGTGTCCGGCGGCAAGGGAGGATGCTCCAACGATGTCGACGTCGGCTTCCACTGCCTGACGGGCAACTTCCTCGGGAGTCTGGAACATCGGTCCGATGTCCACGACGAAGCCAAGGTCAGCAAAACTCGACGCGATGACCTTCTGCCCCCGGTCGTGTCCGTCTTGGCCCATTTTGGCAACGAGCAGACGGGGACGACGCCCTTCTTTTTTCTCAAAGCTGTCCACGAGGGTGCGCACGCGACCTACGGTCTCGTCGTTCTCGCCCATCTCCTGACGGTACACGCCTGAGATCGTGCGAATCTCCGCCTTATGGCGGCCCCAGACGTTCTCCAGCGCCATCGATATCTCGCCCACCGTGGCGCGCGCCCGGGCAGCGTTGACCGCCAGTTCCAGCAGGTTGCCGCTGCCCTCGCGGGCTGCCTCCTCGATTGCCGCAAGTGCGACGTCCACATCGGCCTGAGTGCGATCCGCCTTCAGTCGAACAAGCTTGGCGAGCTGATCCTCACGCACTGCCTTGTTGTCGATCTTGAGCACGTCAATGTCTTCAGGCTCTTCTGGCTGGAACAGGTTCACGCCAATCACGGCCTGACGGCCAGTGTCGATACGCGCCTGGGTACGAGCCGCGGCCTCCTCGATGCGCAACTTGGGGATACCGGCCTCGATCGCCTTGGTCATGCCACCGAGTTCTTCGATCTCCTGGATGTGCGCCCATGCCTTCTCGGCAAGTTCACGCGTGAGCTTCTCCACGTAGTAGCTGCCACCCCAGGGGTCAACCACGCGAGTGGTGGCTGACTCCTGCTGCAGGAACAACTGCGTGTTGCGTGCGATGCGCGCCGAGAAATCGGTGGGCAGCGCGAGAGCTTCGTCCAGAGCATTGGTGTGCAGCGACTGGGTGTGGCCCTGAGTTGCTGCCATTGCCTCAACGCAGGTGCGCATCACGTTGTTGTAGACATCCTGCGCAGTCAAGGACCATCCGGAGGTCTGTGAATGTGTCCGCAGCGCGAGCGCCTTCGGGTTCTTGGCTTCCATGCCCTTGACGAGCTTGGCCCAGATCAGTCGGGCTGCGCGCAGCTTGGCGATCTCCATGTAGAAGTTCATGCCGATGGCCCAGAAGAAGGACAGACGCGAAGCGAAGGAATCCACTGGCAAGCCGGCTGCAACACCTGCCCGGATGTACTCCACGCCGTCGGCCAAGGTGTATGCCAGTTCGAGATCAGCCGTGGCACCTGCTTCTTGCATGTGGTAGCCCGAGATGGAGATGGAGTTGAACTTGGGCATCTTCTGCGAGGTGTACGCGAAGATGTCGGAGATGATGCGCATCGACGGTGTCGGCGGATAGATGTAGGTGTTGCGCACCATGAACTCTTTGAGGATGTCGTTTTGGATCGTGCCCTCAAGCTTCTCAGTTGGCACACCCTGCTCTTCAGCAGCAACGATGTAGAGCGCCAGAATCGGCAGCACAGCACCGTTCATCGTCATCGACACACTCATCTCGCCGAGCGGGATGCCGTCGAAGAGCTCACGCATGTCCAGGATCGAGTCGATGGCCACACCGGCCATGCCGACGTCGCCGGCTACCCGCGGATGATCAGAGTCATAGCCACGGTGGGTTGCCAGATCGAAGGCAATGCTCAGCCCCTTTTGCCCCTGCGAGAGATTGCGTCGGTAGAAGGCATTGGAATCACGCGCAGTTGAGAAGCCTGCGTACTGACGCACGGTCCACGGTTGGTTGACGTACATAGTCGGATACGGACCCCGCAGAAAGGGAGCCAGACCCGGAAGGGTGCGAAGGTGGTCCAGTCCTTCAAGATCGGCCGCGGTGTACAGCGGTGAGACATCGATGCCCTCGGGTGTCTCCCAGACGAGCTTGTCGGGAACCGAACCGGTCAGTTTTGCGACCGCGTCAGCCCAGGCCGCGTGATCGCTGGCGGCCTTGCGCGGACTGAGCTCGATACCGCTGAAATCAGGAACGGTCGCCATCTCAGACTCCCAACTTGGTGTGTAGGCGTTGCAGGGTGGAAAGCACATCGACTCCCATATAGACGAAGTCGTCAATGCCGGCGGCCTCGTACTGATCCTTGGCATCACCTGCACGTCCGGCCAGGTAGACGAAGCTGGCACCAGCGGCCTTCAGCGCCTGGGCATAGGCCACTCCTTGCTCGGTATAGGCAGCATCGGTCCCGCAGATGACAGCGGCCTGTGCGCCCGAAGCCTTGAAGGCCTCCGCTGCCGCTGCGGCATCGGCGTAGCCACCGTCGCCAACTGCATCGACACCACCGGTGGCAAACAGGTTGCTGGAGAAGGTTGCCCGCGTGACATACGAGGGGCCGGTACCAATGTTGGCCAGGAAGATCGTGGGCTTGCTTGCTGCTGCCTCCGCGGCGGCGCGCAGCGCCTCATAGGGCTCAGCCAGTCGACGGGGCGGGAGTGGCGTCGCAGTGGTCGCCGGGCCGGGTCCGGGAACGCGGATCCCAGCTCGCACATCGGGGACTGGCGAATTGGTGGCCTCAGGCCGACGCTCGCCGATCTGAGGGAACTCACTGACACCGGTCAGTGGCTGGCGGCGGTTGGCGATGAGCTTGTCTCGCGTGGCGGCGGTCTTTGCGACTTCAGCCTGGAAGCTGCCGGAGGCCAGCACTGCTGCGAGCCCGCCCGCCGCCTCGATTGCCTGGAACTGCTTCCAGCCCACTGCCGCAAAACTGTCGGTGAGGCTCTCCACGTAGTAGCTGCCGCCGGCCGGATCCAGCACCCGACCGATGCCGGACTCATCCTGCAGCAGGAGCTGGGTGTTGCGGGCCAGTCGTCGACCCAGATCACTGGGAAGACCTTCGGCTCCGTCGAAGGCGGCAACGGTCAGGACATCGGCTCCGCCGACCACTGCGCCCAAGGCAGCAGAGGTTCCCCGCAGCAGGTTGACCCACGGGTCAACAACCGTCAGCCAGCGGCCACCGGCTTGAGCGGCCACCTCCACCAGCCTTGGATGCTGTGCATCCAAGGTGAGACCGCTTGACTCAAGCACCGTTGCCCAGCAATGACGAAGGGCGCGGGTCTTGGCAATGGTCGCGAACACGTCGACGTCAGCGGAGAGCTCGAGCACGATGTGGCTCGCGGCAGTCGCGACGTCGATGCCGTCCTCGACCATTGCCCGCAGATAGGTCGTTGCAGAGGACAGGAGGAAGGCCAGCTCCTGGCCCTCACTTGCACCAGCGTCAGCAACAACGGTTGCCGAAGCCCGAAAGACGCGCAATCTGGGCGTCGTGGACGCACGCGCCAAGGCCACGCCCTCGATGATCGCCTCGCCAAGGCCCTGCGGGACATCGCCCCTTGCCATCAGCGCACTGAAGGGATCGATGCCCAGACACCCAGCCGACTGGACTCCGCGAACCTTGCGAGCAGCCAGAATCAAGTTCAGCCACTCGGCCGCGATGATCGAATAGGCGCCAGCCCGAAGCGACACCGGCGCGATGTCGAGCATCACGCCATCGAGTACCCGCGCAAGGTCGGCCTCGGAGCGAACACTGATGCCAACGCCCTCACCAGCGAGATCCAGGTGCAGTTCCAAACTGGTGGCGCCATTGCGCAGTTCGGTCAACACCTGTGCATTGGCCACGGCCATGTCTGGATGCGCAATACAGGCGCGGATATCCCAAGCACCATCCACGCGGGGTTCAATCTGGCCGCCGCGGGTCAGTGGCGCCAAGCCCGGGAATCCTGATTCATCGGACTCAACAGCGACGTCCTCAGCGGTGTAGAGAGGTTCAATCCGAATGCCGTCGAGAGTGGTGCTGACCAGGATCTTGTCGAAGTCACCGCCCTTGATCGCCTTGTCGACCTCGACCATCCAGGCCTCGCGGGTGGGCTCATCAAATTCTGCGGCCAGGATCAGGCCATTCACGGAAGTCACAAGGGGCCAGATTACTCACGCACAGCGCGCGGTGGGCAGCAGACTGTTGAAGTCAGTGCAAATGCCTACCCATGCTGTGAAATCAATCAGAGCTCTTGCGTACACCGATCTTGCTGCCCAGCCAACGGATTGGGTCGTACTTCACGTCAGCGACGCGTTCCTTGAGAGGAATCAGCGCATTGTCAGTGATGTGAATGTGCTCCGGGCAGACCTCTGTGCAGCACTTGGTGATGTTGCAGTAGCCCAATCCGAGCTCGTCTTGAGCCATCTCCTTGCGATCCAAGGTGTCAAGAGGGTGCATGTCGAGTTCAGCAACACGCATCAGTACGCGAGGACCAGCGAAGGCCTCGTGGTTCTCCTCGTGATCGCGGACAACGTGGCAGGTGTTCTGGCACAGGAAGCACTCGATGCACTTGCGGAACTCCTGGCTGCGCTCAACGTCCTTCTGCTCCATACGGAACTCGCCTGGCTTGAGCCCAACGGGAGGCTGGAAGGAGGGCACTTCACGGGCCTTCTTGTAGTTGAAGGACACGTCGGTGACGAGGTCGCGAATGACCGGGAATGCGCGAAGTGGCGTGACCGTGATGGTCTGCTCCTCTTCGAAGGTGTTCATGCGTGTCATGCACATCAGGCGCGGCTTGCCATTGACCTCTGCGCTGCATGAGCCGCACTTGCCGGCCTTGCAGTTCCAGCGGATGGCGAGGTCATTTGCCTGCTCGGCCTGCACGCGATGCAGGACGTCAAGCACGACCTCGCCCTCGTTGACCTCAACTGAGTAGTCCTGAAGGGCGCCACTGCCATTGTCGCCACGCCAAATCTTGAACTTCGCCGTGTAACCCATAGTCAGAGTGTCCTTACCACTAGTGAGTCGAGTTCCTCTTGAGTCATGTACTTGCTGAGCTCGGATTCGTCGAACAGAGCCGCCAGTTCAGAGGTCATGGTCGGCAGATCCTGCTTCTCGATCGTGACGTCCTGGCCTTCGGCGCGCACGATGAGATTCACCTTGCGCCACTCATCGCTCATCTCGGGGAAGTCATCGCGAGTGTGACCACCACGCGACTCCTCGCGGACGAGTGCTGCCATGGCTACGCACTGCGAGACCAGCAACTGCTTGGGAAGATCAAGTGCCAGGTGCCAGCCCGGGTTGTATGCCCGACCACCGACCACCTTCATGTTCGCCATGCGTGTCTTGAACTCTTGAATCTTGACCAGCGCCTCTTCGATCTCCGACTTGGTTCGGATGATCCCGACGAGCGCGTTCATGGTGTCCTGCAAGTCGTACTGAATGGCGTACGGGCTTTCACCCTCAACTCGGGTGAAAGGGGCCAGTGCCCAGTCGAGTGCCTCTTGCAGATCGGCTTCGCTGACCTGGGTCTGCTTTCCGGCTCCACGTACCTGGTCCACATGCTCTGCAGCAAACTGACCGGCACGGCGCCCGAAGACGAGCAGATCAGACAGCGAGTTTCCGCCAAGGCGGTTTGAGCCATGCAGACCGCCACCGACCTCACCGGCCGCGAACAGCCCGGGGACGCCGATAGCCGCTTGAGTGTCGGGGTCGACCTCGACGCCTCCCATGACGTAATGGCAGGTCGGTCCCACCTCCATCGGCTCCAAAGTGATGTCGACATCGGCCAATTCCTTGAACTGGTGCCACATCGAAGGAAGTTTGGCCTTGATGACATCCGCCGGCAGTCGCTTGGAGACGTCCAGGAACACCCCACCATGGGGCGATCCGCGGCCCGCCTTGACCTCGGAGTTGATCGCACGCGCAACCTCGTCTCGCGGCAGCAACTCTGGCGGACGCAGGTTGTTGTCGGGGTCGGTATACCAGCGATCTGCTTCTTCTTCAGTGGTCGCGTACTTGCTCTTGAAGACGTCGGGGATGTAGTCGAACATGAAGCGGCGGCCCTCTGAGTTGGTCAGGACTCCACCATCACCGCGCACCGACTCAGTGACCAGCAGGCCCTTGACGCTCAGTGGCCACACCATGCCTGTGGGGTGGAACTGCAGGAACTCCATGTTGACCAGCGAGCCACCACACTCCAAAGCCATTGCGTGGCCGTCGCCGGTGTACTCCCAGGAGTTGCTTGTGACCTTGAAAGATTTGCCGATGCCGCCGGTGGCCAGCACAACGGATTCTGACTCAAAGAGTACGAAGGTGCCGCTTGGACGCCAATAGGCCAGCACGCCAGCAACGCGACGATCTTCGCCCTCGCCGGTCATGAAGATCTTGGTGACCGAGCACTCTGCAAAGACCTTGAGCCCGGACTCGAAATCGCCGCTGGCCTTCTTGTCTTCCTGCTGCAGGGCAACGATGCGCTGCTGCAGGGTGCGGATCATTTCAAGACCAGTGCGGTCGCCGACGTGCGCCAAGCGTGGGTACTCATGGCCACCGAAGTTGCGCTGGCTGATCTTGCCGTCCTTGGTGCGGTCAAACAGCGCGCCCCAAGCCTCAAGCTCCCATACGCGCTCAGGAGCTTCTTTGGCGTGCAGCTCGGCCATCCGGTAGTGGTTCAGGAACTTGCCACCACGCATGGTGTCGCCGAAGTGCACCTGCCAGTTGTCACGATCATTGACATTGCCCATGGATGCAGCGATGCCGCCCTCAGCCATAACGGTGTGCGCCTTGCCGAACAAGGACTTGCTGAGCACTGCGGCGCTCTTGCCATTTGCGCGTGCCTCGATTGCCGCACGAAGACCAGCTCCGCCAGCGCCAATGACGACAACGTCAAACTTGTACCGCTCGATGCGCTCGATGTTTTCCATGAGAGTCAGTGTCCTTTGGTGGCTTAGAAGAAGTAGAAATTCGTGATGGCTCCGCTTGCGACCTGGCGGACGTAGAGGTCGGTGAGGGCCACGCCGAACAGTGAGATCCAAGCGAAGCGTGCGTGACTGCCATTGAGCCTGCTGGTCAACGTCCACGCCTTGTAACGCACCGGATGCTTGGAGAAGTGCTTCAAACGTCCACCCATGGCATGGCGGCAGGAGTGGCATGAGACTGAGTACAACCAAAGGAACGTTGCGTTGGCGACAAGAATCAGCGTGCCGACACTCATGTGTCCCCACGCGCCTTCAGCGTTACGGAAGGCGATGATCGCGTCGTAGGTGAGCACAACGTTGAGCAGCAGCCCCAGGTAGAAGAACCAGCGGTGCGCGTTGTTCAAGATCAGCGGAAAGCGAGTCTCGCCCGTGTACTTGGTGTGCGGCTCCGAGACGGCGCAGGCGGGCGGTGACATCCAAAATGAGCGGAAGTAGGCCTTGCGGTAGTAGTAGCACGTCAGGCGGAAGCCCAGCGGGATGATCAGGATGAACAGCGCTGGGGAGATCGTCATGCCGAAGATCTGCAGATCGCCGAAGGGGGTCCAGAAGAACTGGGCTCCTTCAGGACATGACGATGACAAACACGGGGCGTACAGCGGAGAGATCAAAGGCTCGGCAAAGTAGTACGCGTTCTCAAAGGCGCGCCAAGTTGAGTAGATGACGAAACTGGTCAGCACGATGACGGTCACCAGTGGCATCAGCCACCAGCGGTCGGTGCGGAGAGTTCTGACCCCGATCTTCGCCTTGGTCCGAATTGGTGCCGTGCCAGCAGGCGGGATGTCGAGTGAACTACTCACTTGTGAGACCTTTCGAAAGATCAAACGCGAAATACTGCGTTTCGCATCATAGGGCTCGAAACCAGGGGCGCGGGGTGGCCCTTGTGCGAACTTCATCACAAATCCTTGCCTGGATTACGATGGCCCCACTATGCGCAAGTTTGTGGTGGCGGGTCTGGCCGGATGTCTGGCTTTCGGGCTCACCTTCACACCTGCCAGTGCCGCCGGACTCGGCGGCGAGCAATTGGACCTGCCAGGGATTCAGGTTGATCTCACAGGCGGGGCAGCTCCGCTTCCACCGATCCCGGTTCGCACGTGGATTCTGGCCGACGCGACAAACGGCCAGGTGTACGCAGCCAGGCGAGCCCACAAACCTCGCCCTCCTGCCAGCACGCTCAAGACGTTGACGGCCCTGACGGTCTTGCCTCGCCTTGATCCAACTGGCACATTCACCGCAACTCGCAAGGCCGCCCAAAGTGAGGGCGCCAAGGCTGGGCTCCAGGTCGGACAGCAGTACACAATCGAGCAGTTGCTATACGGAATGATGCTGCCAAGCGGAAATGACGCAGCGATCGCCTTGGCGCAGGCCAATGGCGGAGTCCGCACCACCATTGCGCAGATGAACGCTCTCGCTGATCAGTTGCAGGCCGTTGACACCGAGGCCAAGGGCCCAAATGGACTCGATAAGCCAGGACAGGTGTCAACTGCCTACGACCTTGCACTCATCGCGCGCGCTGCCATGGCCCGACCCGACTTCGCCACGATCGTGTCAACCAAGCGATATGAGTTTCCGTCCAAGGGTGGCGGCAGCCACACGATCTACAACCTGAATCAGATGCTCACCAGCGGATTCAAAGGCGCGCTAGGCGTCAAGACCGGATTCACCAGCAACGCGGGTCGCACCTTCATCGGAGCAGCGAACCGGAAGGGACACACCCTGATCTTTGTCGGCATGGGTATCAAGGAGTCGACGAAGATTGCCGCTGAAGATGCGCTTGCCTGGGGCTTCAAGAATCTGGACAGACTTCGACCCATTGGGACTTTGGTTGATCCACTCACGCCATTGCCGGGCGAATCTGCTGCACCGCTCACGGCTGCAGCGCAGGCAGCCGATGTTCCAGCGGCGAACCCTGAGCCAACTCGAACCCCAGATCCTGTTGCCTCAGCCGCCATCAGCCAGGCTGCATTGAAGATCCCCACTGCTCCAGCCCAAGCGCCTTCCTGGTGGCTGGCGTTGATCGTGCTTGCCGTCATCGGCGTGCTGTTGCTTGCGTTCAACGCCAGCCGCAACCGACGTCGCCGCTATCGCTGAAGGCAACCACGACCTAGCTGGGAATGCTGACGAAGCCGATGGCCTCGTATACCGCCGCCAGAGTCTTGGAGGCAGTGGCGCGCGCCTTGTGCGCACCCTTGCCCATCAGTCGCTGCAGCTCGGCTGGATCTGACATCAACTCGTCGACACCGTCTCGGATGGGCCGGATGAATTCGACAACGATCTCAGCAGTGTCTGACTTCAGATCGCCGTAGCCACGATCGGCATAGTCAGCAACGAGTCGGTCAATGCTCTTGCCAGTAAGCGCCTGCTGAATGGTCAGCAGATTGGAAACGCCAGCTTTGTTCTCGGCATCAAAGCGAATCTCACGCTCTGAATCTGTGACCGCACTCTTGATCTTCTTAGTGATGGTCTTGTCATCGTCAAGCAGGAAGACACAGCCAGCGGGGCTGGACTTGCTCATCTTCGAACTCGGATCCTGAAGATCAACAATCTTGGCGGTGTCGGTGACATACATCGCCTTGGGGACGGTCAAAGTGTCGCCGAAGTTGGCGTTGAAGCGCTGTGCAAGATCACGAGTGA
It contains:
- a CDS encoding BMP family ABC transporter substrate-binding protein, which translates into the protein MKTNLKIAAAFVAVAALGLAGCSSSTDSAEPSFKACQVTDTGGVDDKGFNQTAYKGVTDAAEQLGIQGSVLESQAETDYATNIQSFVDQGCNIIITVGFLLGDATATAANANPTVPFSIVDYAYDEGVIKNNNVLGQIFNTDEASFLAGYLAAGMSKTGTVGTFGGLNIPTVTIFMDGFYNGVQKYNADNGKKVKVLGWNPKTKKGLFTENFEKLDDGRTFAQNLVDEGADIVMPVAGPVGLGSAALASELGADKLMIIGVDADQFLKDSANSGVYLTSVLKNMDVTTFDAIKSVFDGTFKGGTVVGTLANGGVALAPYHDFEASVPTELQDQITALQTGIIDGTVKVK
- the meaB gene encoding methylmalonyl Co-A mutase-associated GTPase MeaB, with product MKQPLPPTAELADLIRGGDRMWLARAITLIESRKADHRQLAAELLTALMPDTGKADRIGLTGVPGVGKSTFIDQFGTNLTAQGHQVAVLAVDPTSSRTGGAILGDKTRMQDLAVDPNAFIRPSPAGSSLGGVARSTRETMLLCEAAGFDVIIVETVGVGQSETTVAEMVDIFVVLMLAGAGDELQGIKKGVLELADLIAVNKADGDNVKKAKLAASDYRRAIRLMTPESKNWTPPVLTCSAVENTGLIEIWNEVVRHREIKTLSGEREQRRHEQHLRWMWSMISDRLLDEFRESPKVQSQLDRISTAVRKGELPAAVAADSLLEAFLDNDAPRS
- the scpA gene encoding methylmalonyl-CoA mutase, with the translated sequence MATVPDFSGIELSPRKAASDHAAWADAVAKLTGSVPDKLVWETPEGIDVSPLYTAADLEGLDHLRTLPGLAPFLRGPYPTMYVNQPWTVRQYAGFSTARDSNAFYRRNLSQGQKGLSIAFDLATHRGYDSDHPRVAGDVGMAGVAIDSILDMRELFDGIPLGEMSVSMTMNGAVLPILALYIVAAEEQGVPTEKLEGTIQNDILKEFMVRNTYIYPPTPSMRIISDIFAYTSQKMPKFNSISISGYHMQEAGATADLELAYTLADGVEYIRAGVAAGLPVDSFASRLSFFWAIGMNFYMEIAKLRAARLIWAKLVKGMEAKNPKALALRTHSQTSGWSLTAQDVYNNVMRTCVEAMAATQGHTQSLHTNALDEALALPTDFSARIARNTQLFLQQESATTRVVDPWGGSYYVEKLTRELAEKAWAHIQEIEELGGMTKAIEAGIPKLRIEEAAARTQARIDTGRQAVIGVNLFQPEEPEDIDVLKIDNKAVREDQLAKLVRLKADRTQADVDVALAAIEEAAREGSGNLLELAVNAARARATVGEISMALENVWGRHKAEIRTISGVYRQEMGENDETVGRVRTLVDSFEKKEGRRPRLLVAKMGQDGHDRGQKVIASSFADLGFVVDIGPMFQTPEEVARQAVEADVDIVGASSLAAGHLTLVPMLKAALADMGRPDIMVVVGGVIPPQDFDALYQAGAAAIFPPGTVISAAAEKLLQQLLESRA
- a CDS encoding methylmalonyl-CoA mutase family protein; translated protein: MTSVNGLILAAEFDEPTREAWMVEVDKAIKGGDFDKILVSTTLDGIRIEPLYTAEDVAVESDESGFPGLAPLTRGGQIEPRVDGAWDIRACIAHPDMAVANAQVLTELRNGATSLELHLDLAGEGVGISVRSEADLARVLDGVMLDIAPVSLRAGAYSIIAAEWLNLILAARKVRGVQSAGCLGIDPFSALMARGDVPQGLGEAIIEGVALARASTTPRLRVFRASATVVADAGASEGQELAFLLSSATTYLRAMVEDGIDVATAASHIVLELSADVDVFATIAKTRALRHCWATVLESSGLTLDAQHPRLVEVAAQAGGRWLTVVDPWVNLLRGTSAALGAVVGGADVLTVAAFDGAEGLPSDLGRRLARNTQLLLQDESGIGRVLDPAGGSYYVESLTDSFAAVGWKQFQAIEAAGGLAAVLASGSFQAEVAKTAATRDKLIANRRQPLTGVSEFPQIGERRPEATNSPVPDVRAGIRVPGPGPATTATPLPPRRLAEPYEALRAAAEAAASKPTIFLANIGTGPSYVTRATFSSNLFATGGVDAVGDGGYADAAAAAEAFKASGAQAAVICGTDAAYTEQGVAYAQALKAAGASFVYLAGRAGDAKDQYEAAGIDDFVYMGVDVLSTLQRLHTKLGV
- a CDS encoding succinate dehydrogenase/fumarate reductase iron-sulfur subunit encodes the protein MGYTAKFKIWRGDNGSGALQDYSVEVNEGEVVLDVLHRVQAEQANDLAIRWNCKAGKCGSCSAEVNGKPRLMCMTRMNTFEEEQTITVTPLRAFPVIRDLVTDVSFNYKKAREVPSFQPPVGLKPGEFRMEQKDVERSQEFRKCIECFLCQNTCHVVRDHEENHEAFAGPRVLMRVAELDMHPLDTLDRKEMAQDELGLGYCNITKCCTEVCPEHIHITDNALIPLKERVADVKYDPIRWLGSKIGVRKSSD
- a CDS encoding fumarate reductase/succinate dehydrogenase flavoprotein subunit, whose protein sequence is MENIERIERYKFDVVVIGAGGAGLRAAIEARANGKSAAVLSKSLFGKAHTVMAEGGIAASMGNVNDRDNWQVHFGDTMRGGKFLNHYRMAELHAKEAPERVWELEAWGALFDRTKDGKISQRNFGGHEYPRLAHVGDRTGLEMIRTLQQRIVALQQEDKKASGDFESGLKVFAECSVTKIFMTGEGEDRRVAGVLAYWRPSGTFVLFESESVVLATGGIGKSFKVTSNSWEYTGDGHAMALECGGSLVNMEFLQFHPTGMVWPLSVKGLLVTESVRGDGGVLTNSEGRRFMFDYIPDVFKSKYATTEEEADRWYTDPDNNLRPPELLPRDEVARAINSEVKAGRGSPHGGVFLDVSKRLPADVIKAKLPSMWHQFKELADVDITLEPMEVGPTCHYVMGGVEVDPDTQAAIGVPGLFAAGEVGGGLHGSNRLGGNSLSDLLVFGRRAGQFAAEHVDQVRGAGKQTQVSEADLQEALDWALAPFTRVEGESPYAIQYDLQDTMNALVGIIRTKSEIEEALVKIQEFKTRMANMKVVGGRAYNPGWHLALDLPKQLLVSQCVAMAALVREESRGGHTRDDFPEMSDEWRKVNLIVRAEGQDVTIEKQDLPTMTSELAALFDESELSKYMTQEELDSLVVRTL
- a CDS encoding serine hydrolase yields the protein MRKFVVAGLAGCLAFGLTFTPASAAGLGGEQLDLPGIQVDLTGGAAPLPPIPVRTWILADATNGQVYAARRAHKPRPPASTLKTLTALTVLPRLDPTGTFTATRKAAQSEGAKAGLQVGQQYTIEQLLYGMMLPSGNDAAIALAQANGGVRTTIAQMNALADQLQAVDTEAKGPNGLDKPGQVSTAYDLALIARAAMARPDFATIVSTKRYEFPSKGGGSHTIYNLNQMLTSGFKGALGVKTGFTSNAGRTFIGAANRKGHTLIFVGMGIKESTKIAAEDALAWGFKNLDRLRPIGTLVDPLTPLPGESAAPLTAAAQAADVPAANPEPTRTPDPVASAAISQAALKIPTAPAQAPSWWLALIVLAVIGVLLLAFNASRNRRRRYR
- the trpS gene encoding tryptophan--tRNA ligase, coding for MSSQSHQPRLSRVLSGIQPTADSFQIGNYLGALRQWLQMQHENDAYYVVVDQHAITVDHDPALLRQRTLASFAQLLAIGLDPELCTIFVQSHVPEHSQMAWILECQTGFGEAGRMTQFKDKSQKGGADRSTVGLFTYPILQAADILVYQADAVPVGEDQRQHLELTRDLAQRFNANFGDTLTVPKAMYVTDTAKIVDLQDPSSKMSKSSPAGCVFLLDDDKTITKKIKSAVTDSEREIRFDAENKAGVSNLLTIQQALTGKSIDRLVADYADRGYGDLKSDTAEIVVEFIRPIRDGVDELMSDPAELQRLMGKGAHKARATASKTLAAVYEAIGFVSIPS